The Synechococcales cyanobacterium CNB genome includes a window with the following:
- a CDS encoding ABC transporter permease gives MTTVAPSALANRRGAASAATPARSFLGGLAAFARREFRDAIASRWFLLYTVAFTVLAVGVSFLSLSGVGSHGFAGFGRTAAGLLNLIMLVVPLMALTAGAGAIAGERERGTLIYLLAQPVSRTQVILGKYAGLAAALVCSLCIGFGVSAAVLAWRAGGVGIAAYALLVAFTALLALAMLSVGVLISVVSRRSAVATGIALFVWLALVFVSDLGLMASSILFRLRVQEIFGLAILNPMQSFKMAVIVNMNASLDVLGPVGAYASFTLGRALPWVLAATVAAWAAVPLALATLLFARRNSP, from the coding sequence ATGACCACGGTCGCTCCTTCCGCCCTCGCGAATCGTCGCGGCGCCGCGAGTGCCGCGACCCCCGCCCGTTCCTTCCTCGGCGGGCTGGCGGCGTTCGCCCGCCGCGAGTTCCGCGACGCCATCGCCAGCCGCTGGTTCCTCCTCTACACGGTCGCCTTCACCGTGCTCGCCGTCGGCGTCTCGTTCCTCTCGCTCAGCGGCGTCGGTTCCCACGGCTTCGCCGGTTTCGGGCGCACCGCCGCGGGACTGCTCAACCTCATCATGCTCGTCGTTCCGCTCATGGCGCTCACCGCCGGAGCGGGCGCGATCGCCGGTGAACGCGAGCGAGGCACACTCATCTATCTCCTCGCCCAGCCGGTGTCGCGCACGCAGGTCATCCTCGGCAAGTACGCGGGCCTCGCCGCCGCGCTCGTCTGCTCACTCTGCATCGGTTTCGGTGTCAGCGCGGCCGTCCTCGCGTGGCGTGCCGGGGGCGTCGGCATCGCCGCCTACGCCCTGCTCGTCGCCTTCACCGCGCTGCTCGCGCTCGCCATGCTCTCGGTTGGCGTCCTCATCTCCGTCGTCTCGCGCCGCTCCGCGGTCGCCACGGGCATCGCTCTGTTCGTCTGGCTTGCGCTCGTCTTCGTCAGCGACCTCGGACTCATGGCAAGCTCCATCCTCTTCCGACTGCGCGTCCAGGAGATCTTCGGCCTGGCGATCCTCAACCCCATGCAATCGTTCAAGATGGCCGTCATCGTGAACATGAACGCCTCGCTTGACGTTCTCGGCCCCGTCGGCGCGTACGCCTCTTTCACGCTGGGCCGTGCCCTCCCTTGGGTCCTCGCCGCTACCGTCGCCGCGTGGGCTGCCGTTCCTCTCGCCCTGGCCACGCTCCTCTTCGCTCGGAGGAACTCGCCGTGA
- a CDS encoding ABC transporter ATP-binding protein codes for MITATNITKKFGRITAVANVSFELADGASLALWGSNGAGKTTLIRCLLGVCRFKGRATVGGIDVRRRGRHARALAGYVPQELAFHDDVRLASAMGFFAGLRRATPATAAQALAAVGLTGHERKRVRDLSGGMKQRLALAIALLSDPPLIVLDEPTSNLDAAGRGEVVHTLRALKQAGKTLIFASHRPDEVIALADRVLVLERGRIERDTTPAEVWPTEKPVQVIRLHLAMAREEDAAEALRRAGHAVHLNGDGLCVAVARDRKAEPISALARHRIEVRDIEVLDDVHFPEVTA; via the coding sequence ATGATCACCGCAACGAACATCACCAAGAAGTTCGGACGCATCACGGCCGTTGCGAACGTCTCCTTCGAACTCGCCGACGGCGCGTCGCTCGCTCTCTGGGGCAGCAACGGCGCGGGCAAGACAACCCTCATCCGCTGCCTCCTCGGTGTCTGTCGGTTCAAGGGGCGCGCCACCGTCGGCGGCATCGACGTTCGCCGCCGCGGCCGCCACGCTCGCGCTCTCGCCGGCTACGTCCCGCAGGAACTCGCCTTCCACGACGACGTCCGCCTCGCCTCCGCGATGGGCTTCTTCGCGGGACTGCGCCGCGCAACCCCCGCGACCGCGGCCCAGGCTCTTGCCGCCGTCGGACTCACCGGCCACGAACGCAAGCGTGTCCGCGACCTCTCCGGCGGCATGAAGCAGCGCCTCGCGCTCGCCATTGCCTTGCTCAGCGACCCCCCCCTCATCGTCCTCGACGAGCCGACCTCCAACCTCGACGCAGCCGGTCGCGGCGAGGTCGTCCACACCCTCCGCGCCCTCAAGCAGGCGGGCAAGACGCTCATCTTCGCCTCGCACCGGCCGGACGAGGTCATCGCCCTGGCCGATCGCGTCCTCGTCCTCGAACGCGGCCGCATCGAGCGAGACACCACGCCCGCGGAAGTCTGGCCCACCGAGAAGCCGGTGCAGGTCATCCGCCTGCACCTGGCGATGGCTCGGGAGGAGGACGCCGCCGAGGCGCTCCGCCGGGCCGGTCACGCCGTCCACCTCAACGGCGACGGGCTGTGTGTTGCCGTCGCGCGCGACCGCAAGGCCGAGCCGATCAGCGCGCTGGCCCGTCATCGCATCGAGGTCCGCGACATCGAGGTGCTCGACGACGTTCACTTTCCGGAGGTGACGGCATGA
- the nosD gene encoding nitrous oxide reductase family maturation protein NosD, whose translation MRLFRGIILCLFASACAAAPQRSSDPQRQPVAAVAAMIDAASPGSVIRVPPGVYEGNLVIRKPVTLDGGGRAVFDGLGRGTVIEIAAADVTLRGCTVRASGDDVSGESAAIRAITGPVTIESNRVEDALYGIDLREAPGSVIRDNVVRCKPLDPERRGDGIRLWWSHDCTITDNAVHQSRDIVFWYSENLRVERNTVTGSRYGLHFMYTHDTTLSRNILSGNSVGVYLMYSNRITLIDNRMLNNRGASGYGLGLKDCDDIVIRGNAMLANRVGVYVDNSPSSVGSTGLFESNMIAFNEIGLLATPNTHSNVFVANAFIENEEPATAHGRGQLANNTFSRDGVGNYWSDYAGIDLDSDGVGDTAYEPRSLFGAMLTAEPNLRLFVHSPAQRAIEFTARALPELRPVPMLVDPAPLARPPTIGSEIADAPRSRAPLAALAAGLLLSAIGTVFALGRERRALPTPEGHHA comes from the coding sequence ATGCGCCTCTTTCGGGGGATCATCCTGTGCCTGTTCGCCTCCGCGTGCGCCGCGGCGCCGCAGCGGTCGTCCGATCCGCAGCGTCAGCCCGTCGCCGCCGTCGCAGCGATGATCGACGCCGCTTCGCCAGGCTCCGTCATCCGCGTTCCTCCCGGCGTCTACGAGGGCAACCTCGTCATCCGCAAGCCCGTCACGCTCGACGGCGGCGGCAGGGCCGTCTTCGACGGCCTCGGCCGCGGCACCGTCATCGAAATCGCCGCGGCGGACGTCACCCTCCGCGGATGCACCGTTCGCGCTTCGGGCGACGACGTCTCGGGCGAGTCCGCAGCGATCAGGGCCATCACCGGCCCGGTCACCATCGAGTCCAACCGTGTCGAGGACGCGCTCTACGGCATCGACCTGCGCGAAGCGCCAGGCTCCGTCATCCGCGACAATGTCGTCCGGTGCAAACCCCTCGACCCCGAACGCCGGGGCGACGGCATCCGCCTCTGGTGGAGCCACGATTGCACCATCACGGACAACGCCGTCCATCAATCGCGCGACATCGTCTTCTGGTACTCCGAGAACCTGCGCGTCGAGCGGAACACCGTGACCGGGAGCCGCTACGGCCTCCACTTCATGTACACGCATGACACCACCCTCTCCCGCAACATCCTGTCAGGCAACTCCGTCGGCGTCTACCTCATGTACAGCAACCGCATCACCCTCATCGACAACCGGATGCTCAACAACCGCGGCGCGAGCGGCTACGGCCTGGGGCTGAAGGACTGCGACGACATCGTCATTCGCGGCAACGCCATGCTCGCCAACCGCGTCGGCGTCTACGTCGACAACAGCCCCTCCTCCGTCGGATCCACCGGACTCTTCGAGTCCAACATGATCGCCTTCAACGAGATCGGCCTCCTCGCGACGCCCAACACGCACAGCAACGTCTTTGTCGCCAACGCCTTCATCGAGAACGAGGAACCCGCCACCGCCCACGGTCGCGGTCAACTCGCCAACAACACCTTCTCCCGGGACGGCGTCGGCAACTACTGGTCCGACTACGCAGGGATCGACCTCGACTCCGACGGCGTCGGCGACACGGCCTACGAGCCGCGCAGCCTCTTCGGCGCCATGCTGACAGCGGAGCCGAACCTCCGCCTCTTCGTCCACAGCCCGGCCCAGCGCGCCATCGAGTTCACAGCCCGTGCGCTGCCCGAACTGCGCCCCGTGCCCATGCTCGTCGATCCCGCGCCTCTCGCCCGGCCGCCCACGATAGGGTCGGAGATCGCCGACGCTCCGCGATCACGGGCGCCCCTTGCCGCGCTCGCCGCCGGTCTGCTGCTCTCGGCCATCGGCACGGTGTTCGCCCTCGGGCGCGAACGTCGCGCCTTGCCGACTCCGGAGGGACACCACGCATGA
- a CDS encoding cytochrome C, giving the protein MSLGFIERIIGPRVSPEETWKRSLRYGTPGFLLLVARILLLVSLFLPYWHMELQAPQYPSGLHMTAYLNHLTGDVAEIDGLNHYIGMRSLYEAAQLEREVGVFIMIAFVVLLELAAYIHSRWAVLLVAPVVFFPVVFLVDLQLWMRHFGLNLDPDAPLSNAVKPFVPTALGRGGIGQFVTIATPGIGLYLATAASLILIVSLYFHRRAYLPLVRQQAAVVNGRST; this is encoded by the coding sequence TTGAGTCTCGGCTTCATCGAACGCATCATCGGACCTCGTGTCAGCCCCGAAGAGACCTGGAAGCGATCCCTCCGCTACGGAACGCCCGGATTCCTTCTGCTCGTCGCGCGCATCCTCCTCCTGGTCTCCCTGTTCCTGCCCTACTGGCACATGGAGCTCCAGGCTCCCCAGTACCCCAGCGGCCTCCACATGACCGCCTATCTCAACCACCTCACCGGCGACGTCGCCGAGATCGACGGCCTCAACCACTACATCGGCATGCGTTCCCTCTATGAAGCCGCGCAGCTCGAACGCGAGGTCGGCGTCTTCATCATGATCGCCTTCGTCGTTCTCCTCGAACTCGCCGCCTATATCCACAGCCGATGGGCCGTGCTGCTCGTCGCGCCCGTGGTCTTCTTCCCCGTCGTCTTCCTCGTGGACCTCCAGCTCTGGATGCGGCACTTCGGCCTCAACCTCGACCCCGACGCGCCCCTCTCCAACGCCGTCAAGCCCTTTGTACCCACCGCGCTCGGCCGCGGCGGCATCGGGCAGTTCGTGACCATCGCCACGCCGGGCATCGGGCTGTACCTGGCGACCGCCGCGTCGCTCATCCTCATTGTCTCCCTCTACTTCCACCGGCGCGCCTACCTGCCGCTGGTCCGGCAGCAGGCCGCCGTGGTCAACGGCAGGAGCACGTGA
- the nosZ gene encoding Sec-dependent nitrous-oxide reductase: protein MKHAPIPIRTAVAASVAALGLLAGHAGAQSMADVQKVAQARGLSTADLLAAAKTYTPSGMKDEFVIFSSGGHSGQVHVIGVPSMRLIRTIAVFTPEPWQGWGYGVGNDVLAQGNVAGKPNLWGDTHHPALSETNGDYDGEWLFINDKVNSRVAVIDLRDFETKQILKNPLTVSNHGLCVTPNTEYVIESSQYGVPFGWEYATMDKYKETHRGCVIFWKFDRKQGRIVPGESFALELPPYWQDIVDAGKLASDGFIFINSLNTELATGGVQDKKPPFEAGVSRNATDLLHIVDWKKAEAVFRAGGAKEQFGFPVIPIETSIAEGLLYLTPEPRSPHGVDVAPRGDFIVVAGKLDPHVTVYSAEKIKRAIANKTYSGSDDYGIPILEFDAVVEARVEVGLGPLHTQFGSDGYAYTSLFLDSAIARWTLGGEYGKGTPEPDWTLVHKTPVQYNVGHLGAVHGDTVNPLGRYLVSFNKWSVDRFLHPGPLLAQNFQLIDISGQGANMPVIYDMPIGFGEPHYAQIIRADLLKPWSIYPEVGWDPHKQRIDPMAPKKGMERVTREGSTVEVWMTVVRSQFNPDHVKVKQGDTVIWRMTSLERAVDAVHGFAVPGYNIAVSLEPGETVTVEFIADTPGVFPYYCSEFCSALHLEMMGYLMVEPN, encoded by the coding sequence ATGAAACACGCTCCGATCCCCATCCGTACCGCTGTCGCGGCATCCGTCGCCGCGCTCGGTCTGCTCGCCGGGCACGCCGGCGCGCAATCCATGGCCGACGTGCAGAAGGTGGCCCAGGCGCGAGGCCTGAGCACGGCCGACCTCCTCGCCGCAGCCAAGACCTACACGCCCAGCGGCATGAAGGACGAGTTCGTCATCTTCTCGTCGGGCGGGCACAGCGGGCAGGTCCACGTCATCGGCGTCCCCTCCATGCGCCTCATCCGCACCATCGCCGTCTTCACTCCCGAGCCTTGGCAGGGGTGGGGCTACGGCGTGGGGAACGACGTGCTCGCCCAGGGCAACGTCGCGGGCAAGCCCAACCTCTGGGGTGACACCCACCACCCCGCGCTCTCCGAAACCAACGGCGACTACGACGGCGAATGGCTTTTCATCAACGACAAGGTCAACTCCCGCGTCGCCGTCATCGACCTGCGCGACTTCGAAACCAAGCAGATCCTCAAGAACCCGCTCACCGTCAGCAACCACGGCCTGTGCGTCACGCCCAACACGGAGTACGTCATCGAGAGTTCGCAGTACGGCGTTCCCTTCGGATGGGAGTACGCCACCATGGACAAGTACAAGGAGACGCACCGCGGCTGCGTGATCTTCTGGAAGTTCGACCGCAAGCAGGGCCGCATCGTCCCCGGAGAGTCCTTCGCCCTGGAACTCCCGCCCTACTGGCAGGACATCGTGGACGCGGGCAAGCTCGCCAGCGACGGCTTCATCTTCATCAACTCCCTGAACACCGAGCTGGCGACCGGCGGCGTTCAGGACAAGAAACCACCCTTCGAGGCCGGCGTCAGCCGCAACGCCACGGACCTGCTCCACATCGTCGACTGGAAGAAGGCCGAGGCCGTCTTCCGTGCGGGCGGCGCGAAGGAGCAGTTCGGCTTCCCCGTCATCCCCATCGAGACCTCCATCGCCGAAGGGCTGCTCTACCTCACGCCCGAGCCGCGCAGCCCGCACGGCGTCGACGTGGCGCCCAGGGGCGACTTCATCGTCGTCGCCGGCAAACTCGACCCGCACGTCACCGTCTACTCCGCTGAGAAGATCAAGCGAGCCATCGCCAACAAGACCTACTCCGGCAGCGACGACTACGGCATCCCGATCCTCGAGTTCGACGCCGTTGTCGAGGCTCGCGTTGAAGTCGGCCTCGGGCCGCTCCACACCCAGTTCGGCAGCGACGGCTACGCCTACACCTCGCTCTTCCTCGACTCCGCCATCGCTCGCTGGACCCTCGGCGGCGAGTACGGCAAGGGCACGCCCGAGCCGGACTGGACCCTCGTCCACAAGACCCCCGTCCAGTACAACGTCGGACACCTCGGCGCGGTCCACGGCGACACCGTCAACCCGCTCGGCCGCTACCTCGTCTCCTTCAACAAGTGGTCCGTCGATCGCTTCCTCCACCCCGGCCCGCTGCTCGCCCAGAACTTCCAGCTCATCGACATCTCGGGTCAGGGCGCCAACATGCCCGTCATCTACGACATGCCCATCGGTTTCGGAGAGCCGCACTACGCCCAGATCATCCGCGCCGACCTCCTCAAGCCATGGAGCATCTACCCCGAAGTCGGCTGGGATCCCCACAAGCAGCGCATCGACCCCATGGCGCCGAAGAAGGGCATGGAACGCGTCACGCGCGAAGGCAGCACCGTTGAGGTCTGGATGACCGTCGTCCGCAGCCAGTTCAACCCCGATCACGTCAAGGTCAAGCAGGGCGACACGGTCATTTGGCGCATGACCAGCCTCGAACGCGCCGTCGACGCCGTCCATGGCTTCGCCGTCCCGGGCTACAACATCGCCGTCAGCCTCGAACCCGGTGAGACCGTCACCGTCGAGTTCATCGCCGACACCCCCGGCGTCTTCCCCTACTACTGCTCCGAGTTCTGCTCCGCCCTTCACCTTGAGATGATGGGCTACCTCATGGTCGAACCCAACTGA
- a CDS encoding c-type cytochrome has translation MTSTDTLPTFERPARTPVRGARRSPPADPYRWHIVGASAILTATLPAILALMVLGQPKPPPPPWSVEAAALGVEPREIALGETTYLGACALCHGKTGEGLPRLGKPLRNSAFVQGASDSELFDLLVNGRLPTDPANTSGTLMPARGAQGIDDVRLTAVVTFLRAIQDPKAPTVSVEAWNTKALNGADGEQAAGGAEVGGVGYELFIASCSACHGARGEGMEGLGKPLKASDFIASKSDAELLTFVKSGRPVWDAENTTGIDMPPKGGNPALTDDQIADIITFIRTLQQ, from the coding sequence ATGACCTCCACCGACACGCTTCCCACGTTCGAGCGACCCGCACGCACGCCCGTCCGCGGCGCCCGTCGCTCGCCTCCCGCCGATCCGTACCGCTGGCACATCGTCGGTGCGTCGGCGATCCTGACAGCCACGCTTCCAGCCATCCTTGCCTTGATGGTGTTGGGCCAGCCAAAGCCCCCCCCGCCTCCCTGGAGCGTTGAAGCGGCTGCTCTCGGCGTCGAGCCGCGCGAGATCGCCCTCGGCGAAACGACCTACCTCGGGGCGTGCGCGCTCTGCCACGGGAAGACCGGCGAGGGCCTTCCCCGGCTCGGCAAACCGCTCCGCAACAGCGCGTTCGTTCAGGGCGCGAGCGACAGTGAGCTGTTCGACCTGCTCGTTAACGGGCGGCTCCCCACCGACCCTGCGAACACGAGCGGCACTCTCATGCCCGCGCGCGGCGCGCAGGGCATCGACGACGTCAGGCTCACTGCTGTCGTTACCTTCCTCCGCGCCATCCAGGATCCGAAGGCGCCGACCGTCTCCGTCGAGGCGTGGAACACCAAGGCTCTCAACGGTGCGGACGGTGAACAGGCCGCCGGCGGTGCGGAAGTCGGCGGCGTAGGGTACGAGCTCTTCATCGCTTCCTGCTCCGCGTGCCACGGCGCGCGAGGTGAGGGCATGGAAGGGCTGGGCAAGCCGCTCAAGGCGAGCGACTTCATCGCTTCCAAGTCGGACGCCGAACTTCTCACCTTCGTCAAGTCTGGCCGGCCCGTCTGGGACGCCGAGAACACGACGGGGATCGACATGCCTCCCAAGGGCGGTAATCCCGCCCTCACCGACGACCAGATCGCCGACATCATCACGTTCATCCGCACGCTCCAGCAATGA
- a CDS encoding Rrf2 family transcriptional regulator, with protein MISQTAEYALRAAVFLASRATDSPASAQEIAEATRVPVGYLQKILRTLAKHDLLTAHRGTNGGFALAKVPSAISVLDILRASDTPIQRIERCPLGIVGPCRADLRLNIPIRPSRRQRRHPPAVRRQGPIPCLHDRLTQRIFAPSRSHFGVKCGFC; from the coding sequence ATGATCTCGCAAACCGCCGAATACGCACTCCGGGCCGCCGTCTTCCTCGCTTCTCGGGCGACGGACAGCCCCGCCTCCGCTCAGGAGATCGCCGAGGCGACACGCGTCCCGGTCGGCTACCTCCAGAAGATTCTGCGCACCCTGGCGAAGCACGACCTTCTCACCGCGCACCGTGGCACCAACGGCGGCTTCGCCCTCGCCAAGGTTCCGTCAGCTATCAGCGTTCTCGACATTCTCCGGGCGTCCGACACGCCTATCCAGCGCATCGAACGCTGCCCCCTCGGCATCGTTGGCCCGTGCCGAGCGGACCTTCGCCTCAACATCCCTATCCGACCTTCTCGACGGCAACGGCGGCATCCGCCCGCTGTGCGACGCCAGGGGCCGATTCCCTGTCTCCATGACCGTCTCACGCAACGGATCTTCGCACCCTCACGCTCACACTTCGGAGTGAAATGTGGATTCTGTTGA
- a CDS encoding prenyltransferase has product MGRAPRARPRGSRARLLRPLQHALSAPYRSLLQAPRRGARTMILNALRSQLRGCAFQAPFIFFLFFLLIIAPPSIAQNSVLPNEINPALDRAVERGTAYLVSQQNPDGSIGSGRFGRNVAITALACIALMADGNLPGRGPHGEVVARGLEYVLSCSNENGLIASEAANGPMYGHGFAALFLGEVYGMTAGGGDTAMADRVYDTLVKAVRLIELSQNQEGGWRYNPVPYDADVSVTICQIMALRSARNAGIEVDKAVIDRAVEYVRRCQNADGGFKYQLDSGQSGWPRTAAGVASLYYAGIYEDRAIERGIEYLNVNAFPGREQSRAHYWYGHYYAVQAMYLAGGQPWADWWPAVRAELIASQNNDGSWEDRSVGNAYATAMSLIILQMPKRYLPIFQK; this is encoded by the coding sequence ATGGGGCGCGCTCCCCGAGCGCGTCCGCGAGGCTCTCGTGCAAGGCTCCTCCGACCGCTTCAGCACGCTCTATCAGCGCCTTACCGAAGCCTACTACAAGCGCCTCGCCGAGGAGCGCGAACGATGATCCTCAACGCTCTCCGATCACAACTCCGGGGCTGTGCCTTTCAGGCCCCCTTCATCTTCTTCCTCTTCTTTCTCCTCATCATCGCCCCCCCCTCTATCGCCCAGAACAGCGTCCTCCCCAACGAGATCAACCCCGCGCTCGACCGCGCCGTCGAGCGCGGCACCGCCTACCTCGTCTCCCAACAGAATCCCGACGGCAGCATCGGATCCGGTCGCTTCGGACGCAACGTCGCCATCACCGCGCTCGCCTGCATCGCGCTCATGGCCGACGGCAACCTGCCCGGCCGCGGCCCGCACGGCGAGGTCGTCGCTCGCGGTCTCGAATACGTCCTCTCCTGCTCCAACGAGAACGGGCTGATCGCCTCAGAAGCCGCCAACGGGCCCATGTACGGCCACGGCTTCGCCGCCCTCTTCCTCGGGGAGGTCTACGGCATGACCGCCGGCGGCGGCGATACCGCGATGGCCGATCGTGTGTATGACACCCTCGTCAAGGCCGTGCGCCTCATCGAGCTCTCCCAGAACCAGGAGGGCGGCTGGCGATACAACCCCGTCCCCTACGATGCCGACGTCTCCGTCACCATCTGCCAGATCATGGCGCTCCGATCCGCACGGAACGCGGGCATCGAGGTGGACAAAGCCGTCATCGACCGCGCCGTCGAGTACGTCCGCCGGTGCCAGAACGCCGACGGCGGGTTCAAGTACCAGCTCGACTCCGGTCAGAGCGGATGGCCGCGTACGGCCGCGGGTGTCGCCAGCCTCTACTACGCGGGCATCTACGAGGACCGCGCCATCGAGCGAGGCATCGAATACCTCAATGTGAATGCATTTCCGGGTCGCGAGCAGAGCCGCGCCCACTACTGGTACGGCCACTACTACGCCGTCCAAGCCATGTACCTCGCCGGCGGTCAGCCCTGGGCAGACTGGTGGCCCGCCGTCCGAGCCGAACTCATCGCCTCCCAGAACAACGACGGCTCCTGGGAGGACCGCTCCGTCGGAAACGCCTACGCCACCGCCATGAGCCTCATCATTCTCCAAATGCCCAAGCGGTATCTGCCGATTTTCCAGAAGTAG